Proteins encoded in a region of the Pseudomonas syringae KCTC 12500 genome:
- a CDS encoding lysophospholipid acyltransferase family protein produces the protein MSIMQAIRTFFFYLLLGTSSLLWCTLSFFIAPFLPFKARYRFINVYWCRCAIWLTKVFLNIKVEVTGAENVPKTPCVIISNHQSTWETFFLSAYFEPMSQVLKRELLYVPFFGWAMAMLRPIAIDRENPKAALREIAKKGDELLKDGVWVLIFPEGTRVPYGQVGKFSRGGTALAVNADLPVLPVAHNAGKYWPRDGWAKKPGTIQVVIGEPMYAEGTGPRAIAALNDRVQTWNEDTQRAMGSPVEPAATPEKVPA, from the coding sequence ATGTCGATCATGCAGGCAATCAGGACCTTCTTCTTTTACCTGTTGCTGGGCACCAGCTCGCTGCTGTGGTGCACGTTGAGTTTTTTCATCGCGCCTTTTCTGCCGTTCAAAGCCCGCTATCGCTTCATTAACGTCTACTGGTGCCGCTGCGCCATCTGGCTGACCAAGGTGTTCCTGAACATCAAGGTCGAAGTGACTGGCGCTGAAAACGTCCCGAAAACCCCCTGCGTGATCATCTCCAACCATCAGAGCACATGGGAGACCTTCTTTCTGTCGGCGTATTTCGAGCCGATGAGTCAGGTCCTCAAGCGTGAACTGCTGTATGTGCCGTTCTTTGGCTGGGCGATGGCAATGCTGCGCCCGATCGCCATCGACCGCGAAAACCCGAAAGCCGCACTCAGGGAGATTGCCAAGAAGGGCGACGAGCTGCTCAAAGATGGCGTCTGGGTATTGATCTTCCCGGAGGGCACACGCGTGCCTTATGGCCAGGTCGGCAAATTCTCTCGCGGCGGTACTGCACTGGCAGTGAACGCTGATCTGCCTGTGCTGCCTGTTGCGCACAACGCAGGCAAGTACTGGCCTCGCGACGGCTGGGCGAAAAAACCAGGCACCATTCAAGTGGTAATCGGCGAGCCAATGTATGCAGAAGGCACAGGCCCACGCGCCATTGCTGCATTGAATGACCGTGTGCAGACTTGGAATGAAGACACACAGCGCGCAATGGGTTCGCCTGTCGAGCCTGCAGCAACTCCCGAAAAAGTCCCGGCGTGA
- the gmhB gene encoding D-glycero-beta-D-manno-heptose 1,7-bisphosphate 7-phosphatase: MKLLILDRDGVINHDSDTYIKSVAEWLPIPGSIEAIAALSKAGWTVAVATNQSGIARGYYDLATLDAMHVRLRKLVAEQGGELGLIVYCPHGPDDGCTCRKPKPGMLQAIARHYTADLKGLWFVGDSKGDLQAALAVDSQPVLVMTGKGRKTLEGGVPAGTLIFDDLAAVAAELIHNSAH, translated from the coding sequence GTGAAACTGCTGATACTCGATCGGGATGGCGTGATCAATCATGACTCCGACACTTACATAAAGTCGGTGGCGGAGTGGCTGCCCATTCCTGGCTCGATCGAAGCTATCGCAGCGCTGAGCAAGGCCGGCTGGACGGTGGCCGTCGCCACCAACCAGTCGGGCATTGCCCGAGGTTATTACGATCTGGCCACTCTGGATGCCATGCACGTGCGCTTGCGCAAGCTGGTGGCGGAGCAGGGCGGCGAGCTCGGTTTGATCGTCTATTGCCCGCATGGGCCAGACGATGGCTGTACCTGCCGCAAGCCAAAACCCGGCATGCTGCAGGCCATCGCCCGTCATTACACAGCGGACCTCAAAGGTCTTTGGTTCGTGGGCGACAGCAAGGGTGACCTGCAGGCCGCATTGGCCGTCGATTCGCAGCCTGTGCTGGTGATGACCGGCAAAGGACGCAAGACACTGGAAGGCGGAGTGCCGGCAGGCACATTGATTTTTGACGATCTAGCGGCAGTTGCCGCAGAACTTATCCACAATAGCGCTCACTGA
- the glyS gene encoding glycine--tRNA ligase subunit beta: MSAQDFLVELGTEELPPKTLVSLADAFLAGIEKGLAGAGLTYSAKQVYAAPRRLAVLITALATQQPDRSVNLDGPPRQAAFDADGNPTQAALGFAKKCGVDLSEIDQSGPKLRYSQTILGKPTTSLLPTIVEDSLNDLPIAKRMRWGARKEEFVRPTQWLVMLFGDQVVDCTILAQSAGRHSRGHRFHHPQDVRISSPAGYLSDLRAAHVLADFNERRQIISKRVDELAAQQEGTAIVPPSLLDEVAGLVEWPVPLVCSFEERFLEVPQEALITTMQDNQKYFCLLDGAGKLLPRFITVANIESKDPAQIIAGNEKVVRPRLTDAEFFFKQDKKQKLETFNDRLKNVVFQAQLGSVFDKAERVSKLAAYIAPRIGGDAQRAARAGLLSKCDLSSEMVGEFPEMQGIAGYYYAKADGEPEDVALALNEQYMPRGAGAELPTTLTGAAVAIADKLDTLVGIFGIGMLPTGSKDPYALRRAALGILRILIEKKLDLNLIETVKFAVTQFGAKIKPAGLAEQVLEFIFDRLRARYEDEGVDVAVYLSVRALQPASALDFDQRVQAVQAFRKLPQAAALAAVNKRVSNLLSKAEGSIAQTVEPKYFDNANEFSLYSAIQQADHAIQPMAVERQYSESLARLAMLREPVDAFFEAVMVNAEDANVRANRYALLSRLRGLFLGVADISLLG, encoded by the coding sequence ATGAGTGCTCAAGATTTTCTGGTCGAACTGGGCACCGAAGAACTGCCACCCAAGACCCTCGTCTCACTGGCCGATGCATTTCTCGCCGGCATTGAAAAAGGCCTCGCTGGCGCAGGTCTGACCTACAGCGCCAAACAGGTCTACGCCGCACCGCGTCGTCTGGCCGTGCTGATTACCGCACTGGCCACGCAACAACCGGATCGCAGCGTCAACCTCGACGGCCCGCCGCGTCAGGCAGCGTTCGATGCCGACGGTAATCCGACTCAGGCCGCCCTGGGCTTCGCCAAGAAGTGCGGCGTCGACCTGAGCGAAATCGATCAGAGCGGCCCGAAACTGCGTTACAGCCAGACCATCCTCGGCAAGCCGACGACGTCCCTGTTGCCGACCATCGTCGAAGACTCGCTGAACGACCTGCCGATCGCCAAGCGCATGCGCTGGGGGGCTCGCAAGGAAGAGTTCGTGCGGCCGACCCAGTGGCTGGTGATGCTGTTTGGTGATCAGGTAGTCGATTGCACGATCCTCGCCCAGAGCGCGGGTCGTCATTCGCGCGGTCATCGCTTCCATCATCCGCAAGACGTGCGCATTTCTTCGCCTGCCGGTTACCTCAGTGACCTGCGCGCCGCTCATGTACTGGCCGACTTCAACGAACGTCGCCAGATCATCAGTAAACGCGTCGACGAACTGGCCGCCCAGCAGGAAGGTACCGCCATCGTGCCGCCAAGCCTGCTGGACGAAGTCGCCGGTCTGGTCGAGTGGCCGGTTCCGCTGGTGTGCTCGTTCGAAGAGCGCTTCCTGGAAGTCCCTCAGGAAGCCTTGATTACCACCATGCAGGACAACCAGAAGTATTTCTGCCTGCTGGATGGCGCCGGCAAACTGCTGCCGCGCTTCATCACCGTGGCCAACATCGAGAGCAAGGACCCGGCACAGATCATCGCCGGTAACGAGAAGGTGGTTCGTCCACGCCTGACCGACGCCGAGTTCTTCTTCAAGCAGGACAAGAAGCAGAAGCTGGAAACCTTCAACGATCGCCTGAAGAACGTCGTGTTCCAGGCGCAATTGGGCAGTGTGTTCGACAAGGCCGAACGCGTGTCGAAACTGGCCGCCTACATCGCCCCCCGCATTGGCGGCGACGCCCAGCGTGCAGCGCGGGCCGGTCTGCTGTCCAAGTGCGATCTGTCGAGCGAGATGGTCGGCGAGTTTCCGGAAATGCAGGGCATTGCCGGTTACTACTACGCCAAGGCCGACGGCGAGCCTGAAGATGTCGCACTGGCGCTCAACGAGCAGTACATGCCACGTGGCGCGGGTGCCGAACTGCCGACCACGCTGACTGGCGCTGCGGTGGCCATTGCCGACAAGCTCGACACACTGGTCGGCATCTTCGGGATCGGCATGCTGCCTACCGGCAGCAAAGACCCCTATGCACTGCGTCGTGCTGCGCTGGGCATCCTGCGTATCCTGATCGAGAAGAAGCTCGACCTGAACCTGATCGAAACGGTGAAATTCGCCGTTACGCAGTTCGGCGCGAAGATCAAGCCAGCCGGTCTGGCGGAACAGGTCCTTGAGTTCATCTTCGATCGTCTGCGCGCGCGTTACGAAGACGAAGGCGTCGACGTGGCGGTGTACCTCTCGGTACGCGCCCTGCAACCCGCTTCGGCGCTGGATTTCGATCAGCGCGTCCAGGCGGTCCAGGCCTTCCGCAAACTGCCACAGGCCGCTGCACTGGCCGCAGTGAACAAGCGTGTATCGAATCTCTTGAGCAAGGCCGAGGGCAGCATTGCCCAGACCGTCGAGCCCAAGTATTTCGACAACGCCAACGAGTTCTCGCTGTACTCGGCCATCCAACAGGCCGATCACGCGATCCAGCCGATGGCTGTCGAGCGTCAGTACAGCGAATCGCTGGCGCGTCTGGCGATGTTGCGTGAGCCGGTCGATGCATTCTTCGAAGCCGTCATGGTTAACGCGGAAGACGCCAACGTACGTGCCAACCGTTATGCCCTGTTGTCGCGTTTGCGCGGTCTGTTCCTCGGCGTCGCCGACATCTCGCTGCTGGGCTGA